One Saccharomyces kudriavzevii IFO 1802 strain IFO1802 genome assembly, chromosome: 7 DNA segment encodes these proteins:
- the NPY1 gene encoding NAD(+) diphosphatase (similar to Saccharomyces cerevisiae NPY1 (YGL067W); ancestral locus Anc_6.216), with translation MSTAASFFGQNVLNRVSFLRCSKEFVKKSLNHESTIFIPFIEGEALITPESGDLVQLSRSTKSCKNILSKIIPLYTTLLDTTPSRSDESGINLTFLGLLEDTDSTFNFEWSNIFYKGTPYFGLDIRVTRDTLFKQADFAPIFSYPKMTRDHIFKQTNTEASLYSQGRMYLDWLAKYKFCPGCGSKLFPVDAGTKLQCSNENKTVPCNVRDARVNNVCFPRTDPTVIIVMTNSDYSKCCLARSKKRHGDFVLYSTIAGFMEPSETIEEACTREIWEETGIACKNINIVRSQPWPYPCSLMIGCLGIVEFNSKNEVINLNHDDELLDAQWFDTTEIIRALDKYTGGFRVPFKNDLNLPGSTTIAFQLIKHVCENYKRLCKVSPSHL, from the coding sequence ATGTCTACTGCTgcatctttttttggtcaGAACGTCTTGAACAGAGTTTCTTTCTTACGATGCTCGAAAGAATTCGTCAAGAAATCGCTTAACCACGAATCCACCATTTTCATCCCATTCATTGAAGGAGAAGCCCTCATTACACCTGAGAGCGGTGATTTGGTCCAATTGTCCAGATCTACGAAGTCGTGTAAGAACATTCTCTCAAAAATCATTCCTTTGTACACTACTCTTTTGGACACAACTCCGTCCAGAAGCGATGAGTCAGGTATCAATTTAACGTTTCTAGGACTTTTAGAGGACACCGATTCCAcattcaattttgaatggtCCAATATTTTCTATAAGGGAACACCATACTTTGGCTTAGATATTCGTGTTACTCGGGACACACTATTCAAACAGGCTGACTTTGCACCAATCTTTTCCTACCCGAAGATGACCAGAGATCACATCttcaaacaaacaaatacgGAGGCTTCTTTATATTCGCAAGGTAGGATGTATTTAGATTGGCTAGCCAAGTATAAATTTTGTCCCGGTTGTGGGTCCAAATTATTCCCAGTAGACGCAGGCACCAAACTCCAGTGTtccaatgaaaataaaaccgTCCCCTGCAACGTGAGAGATGCACGTGTTAATAATGTATGTTTCCCAAGAACTGATCCAACAGTTATCATAGTTATGACCAACTCAGACTATTCTAAATGTTGTCTCGCAAGATCTAAGAAAAGGCATGGCGATTTTGTATTGTACTCAACAATTGCAGGGTTTATGGAGCCTTCTGAGACCATTGAGGAGGCGTGTACCAGGGAAATATGGGAGGAAACAGGCATAGCATGCAAGAATATCAACATAGTCCGCTCACAGCCTTGGCCCTACCCTTGTAGTTTGATGATCGGTTGCCTAGGTATTGTCGAATTTAATTCTAAAAATGAGGTCATCAATCTAAATCATGACGATGAACTATTGGATGCTCAATGGTTTGATACGACTGAAATCATTCGAGCATTGGATAAATACACCGGTGGATTTCGGGTTCCATTCAAAAACGACTTGAATTTGCCCGGAAGCACCACCATTGCCTTTCAATTAATCAAACACGTCTGCGAGAACTATAAAAGGCTATGCAAAGTCTCACCAAGCCATTTATAA
- the SGF73 gene encoding deubiquitination module subunit SGF73 (similar to Saccharomyces cerevisiae SGF73 (YGL066W); ancestral locus Anc_6.218), with product MRSQDVQIKGVKPNIINERSLSQENGSSHDSWKNLISSAKDTPLQYNHMNRKTLKKYFNPNAQLIENPVDVPIQFRVCEKCGKPLALTAIVDHLENHCMGVSEKINVKGENTTLGNDSTNEISRDELESTKANDDDDDDDDDDNSNSNSNSNSNNNNNNNNNNNNNNNNNNNKNNNNDDDDDDDDDDDDDDDDEDEDDEDDDDEDGDDDDDDGNDANYRKGDSSFNPLKRSTSMESANTPNTDTKRSKTGTPQNSGSSTRKQKKVKQRNPTEKHLIDFNKQCGVGLPEGGYCARSLTCKSHSMGAKRAVSGRSKPYDVLLADYHREHQTKIGAAAEKRAKQQELQKLQKQIQKEQKKHTQQQKQGQRSKQRNGNGGKSAKNGNKNAAHSSNNTNEGGHISLTPEEETTQVLNGVSRSFPLPLESTVLSSVRYRTKYFRMREMFASSFSVKPGYTSPGYGAIHSRVGCLDLDRTTDYKFRVRTPQPMNQITNQNLNPKQIQRLQQQRALQAQLLSQQQQQQQQQQLAQAQVQANTQPQAQSMASNQFPSGATNASFNPSMANKQVQQQVQQQQVQQQQHKPQDTGLTPQEIQSQQQKLRQQQLQQQKFEAAASYLANATKLMQESNQDSHLPTNNNNNNTKNGNNNLMAMKTSIASPNASLNGIQSPSGMNSANGSGQVVSAGINGSNNNGRIEVGIGSSVNSYNGRVN from the coding sequence ATGAGATCACAGGATGTACAGATTAAGGGAGTTAAGCCcaatattatcaatgaacGTTCTTTGTCACAGGAAAATGGTTCCTCCCATGATTCATGGAAGAATTTAATATCGTCAGCAAAAGACACTCCTCTACAATATAATCACATGAACCGTAAAACCctgaaaaaatactttAATCCGAATGCTCAGCTCATTGAAAATCCAGTAGATGTACCAATTCAATTTAGAGTATGCGAAAAATGCGGGAAGCCTTTAGCTTTGACGGCAATTGTGGATCATCTGGAAAACCATTGTATGGGggtttctgaaaaaatcaacgTGAAAGGTGAAAATACAACTCTCGGAAATGATAGTACAAATGAAATATCACGAGATGAATTGGAATCAACTAAGgcaaatgatgatgatgacgatgacgatgacgatgacaacagcaacagcaacagcaacagcaacagcaacaacaacaacaacaacaataacaataacaataacaataacaataacaataacaataaaaataacaacaacgatgatgatgacgacgatgatgatgacgatgacgacgatgatgacgatgaagatgaagatgatgaagatgacgatgatgaagatggcgatgacgatgatgatgatggcaACGATGCCAACTACAGGAAGGGCGACTCGTCTTTCAACCCTTTAAAAAGATCTACATCTATGGAATCCGCTAACACACCAAATACAGATACAAAGAGATCCAAAACTGGAACACCTCAGAATTCCGGCTCCTCCAcaagaaagcaaaagaaggtcaaacaaagaaatccAACTGAAAAACATTTAATCGATTTTAATAAGCAATGTGGCGTGGGATTACCTGAGGGTGGCTATTGTGCACGTTCATTAACGTGTAAATCCCATTCAATGGGTGCCAAGCGGGCTGTTTCTGGGCGCTCCAAGCCCTATGATGTCTTGCTAGCCGATTACCATAGAGAAcatcaaacaaaaattggTGCAGCAGCTGAGAAACGTGCTAAGCAACAAGAATTacaaaaattacaaaagCAAATACAAAAAGAGCAGAAGAAACATACTCAGCAGCAAAAGCAAGGCCAAAGGTCGAAGCAAAGAAACGGGAATGGTGGAAAGTCTGCTAAAAATGGTAATAAAAATGCAGCCCACAGCAGTAACAACACCAACGAAGGGGGGCATATTAGTTTGACTCCCGAAGAGGAAACCACACAGGTGCTAAATGGTGTATCACGATCTTTCCCGTTGCCATTGGAGTCAACGGTACTGTCCTCAGTTAGATACAGGACGAAATATTTCAGAATGAGAGAAATGTTTGCTTCCTCCTTTTCTGTGAAGCCCGGATATACTTCTCCAGGTTACGGTGCGATTCATTCTCGTGTTGGATGTTTAGATTTAGATAGAACAACAGATTATAAATTTCGTGTGAGAACGCCACAGCCAATGAACCAAATAACGAACCAAAACCTCAATCCGAAACAAATCCAAAGATTACAACAGCAAAGAGCCTTGCAGGCACAACTTCTCTctcagcagcaacagcaacagcaacaacaacaactgGCACAGGCTCAAGTCCAGGCCAATACTCAACCACAAGCTCAAAGTATGGCTTCCAATCAATTCCCGAGCGGGGCAACTAATGCATCATTCAATCCAAGTATGGCAAACAAGCAAGTTCAGCAGCAAgttcagcagcagcaagttcagcaacagcagcataAGCCTCAAGATACGGGGCTCACACCGCAAGAGATTCAGtcacaacaacaaaaactaCGACAACAGCAATTGCAACAGCAAAAATTCGAAGCTGCTGCCTCATATCTGGCTAACGCTACCAAATTAATGCAAGAATCAAATCAGGATAGTCATTTACCcaccaacaacaataataataatactaaaAACGGTAATAACAATTTAATGGCGATGAAGACATCTATAGCTTCTCCTAATGCTAGCTTGAACGGTATACAGTCTCCTTCCGGTATGAACAGTGCCAATGGCTCTGGCCAAGTTGTCTCTGCCGGTATTAACGGCTCTAATAATAACGGGAGAATTGAAGTTGGCATTGGAAGTTCAGTGAATTCCTATAACGGCAGAGTAAATTGA
- the ALG2 gene encoding GDP-Man:Man(1)GlcNAc(2)-PP-dolichol alpha-1,3-mannosyltransferase (similar to Saccharomyces cerevisiae ALG2 (YGL065C); ancestral locus Anc_6.219) has protein sequence MTGKYKRSIAFIHPDLGIGGAERLVVDAALGLQQQGHSVTIYTSHCDKSHCFEEIKSGQLKVEVYGDFLPTSFLGRFFIVFATIRQLYLVIQLILQKKVNAYQLFIIDQLSTCIPLLHVFSSATLMFYCHFPDQLLAQRTGLLKKMYRLPFDLIEQFSVSAADTVVVNSNFTKKTYHQTFKFLSNDPDVIYPCVDLSSTEIENIDKKFLKTILNEGDRFYLSINRFERKKDIALAIKAFALSEDQSNDNVKLVICGGYDERVAENVAYLKELQSLADEYELSHTTIYYQEIKRVSDLESFRANYSKIMFLTSISSSLKELLLERTEMLLYTPEYEHFGIVPLEAMKLGKPVLAVNNGGPLETIQPYVAGEDRTSATGWLKPAVPIQWATAIDESRQVLLNDTVNFERNGPLRVKKFFSREAMTQSFEDNIEKVLWKEKKYYPWEMFGVSLFNFFLHMSFIRILPNNPWPFLVMATIMVVCFRNYLWGIYWGFIFALSYPYEQV, from the coding sequence ATGACCGGCAAATATAAAAGGTCAATCGCTTTCATTCACCCAGATTTGGGTATTGGGGGTGCCGAAAGGTTAGTTGTCGATGCCGCACTAGGTTTACAGCAACAAGGACACAGTGTCACCATCTATACCAGTCATTGTGATAAATCACATTGTTTTGAAGAGATTAAGAGTGGCCAATTGAAAGTTGAGGTTTATGGTGATTTTTTGCCAACAAGCTTCCTAGGTCGtttctttattgttttcgCGACAATTCGACAACTTTATTTAGTTATCCAATTAATTCTacaaaaaaaggtaaatGCCTATCAATTATTCATTATCGATCAGCTATCCACCTGCATACCACTTCTGCACGTTTTTAGTTCTGCCACCTTGATGTTTTATTGCCATTTCCCTGATCAATTATTGGCTCAAAGAACCGggttattgaagaaaatgtatAGACTTCCCTTTGACCTAATAGAACAGTTTTCCGTGAGCGCTGCCGATACTGTCGTggtaaattcaaatttcacAAAAAAAACGTATCATCAAACGTTCAAATTTCTATCCAACGACCCAGACGTCATTTACCCATGCGTAGATTTGTCCTCCACCGAAATTGAGAATATTGACAAGAAATTCCTCAAAACAATACTCAATGAAGGCGATAGATTTTATTTGAGTATAAAtcgttttgaaagaaaaaaggatattGCGTTGGCTATAAAAGCTTTTGCGCTATCTGAAGACCAAAGTAATGACAATGTAAAATTGGTTATTTGCGGTGGTTATGACGAGAGAGTTGCAGAAAATGTGGCGTACTTGAAGGAACTGCAATCCCTCGCTGATGAATACGAGTTATCCCATACAACCATATATTATCAGGAAATAAAGCGTGTATCCGATTTGGAATCATTTAGAGCCAATTACAGTAAAATTATGTTTTTGACCTCCATTTCATCCTCCCTCAAAGAATTACTGTTGGAAAGGACTGAAATGTTACTGTACACACCCGAATATGAGCATTTTGGTATTGTTCCTTTAGAAGCCATGAAATTGGGTAAGCCGGTTTTGGCTGTAAACAATGGTGGTCCATTGGAGACCATCCAACCGTATGTCGCCGGCGAAGATAGAACCTCAGCCACGGGATGGCTAAAACCTGCTGTCCCTATCCAATGGGCTACTGCGATTGATGAAAGTAGACAAGTGCTGCTGAATGATACTGTGAATTTTGAGAGAAATGGCCCATTGAGAGttaaaaaattcttttccAGGGAGGCAATGACTCAGTCATTCGAAGAtaacattgaaaaagttttatggaaagaaaaaaagtactaCCCTTGGGAAATGTTTGGAGTTTCGCTctttaacttctttttgcatATGTCATTCATAAGAATTCTACCGAATAATCCATGGCCGTTCCTAGTTATGGCTACCATCATGGTTGTGTGCTTCAGAAACTACTTATGGGGTATTTATTGGGGATTTATATTCGCCCTATCCTACCCTTATGAGCAAGTGTAG
- the MRH4 gene encoding ATP-dependent RNA helicase (similar to Saccharomyces cerevisiae MRH4 (YGL064C); ancestral locus Anc_6.223) yields the protein MGVANGIECLSRPEQSVVSPMSLLFNSGVLPRWTCPMAFWIGLRSYAGGPRTKHKRYSPLASMPTSNNNKNRKKGAKSKKINTKSDPDQAFNFGQYGGLKKDVDVDMNSTSKLIQKISNFDQLLILPSVRDVVRKIISKESLKLQDNEKKKINENITPSPIQTVAIKKISKNLMDPKLQLHAIAAETGSGKTMAYLIPLIDYLKRQELETPELWETLRDAALIRSIILVPTHELVDQVYETVSQTNASLGLKSFKWDRTTSYRDLLEHIKNRMDILVTTPAKLLNLFSIRMITRPDKILSKVGFVVLDEADTLLDRSWLEETHSAIKKIPNINHLIFCSATIPQEFNKTMQRLFPTVIPIMTPRLHKLPFALDFKIINSALSPFKGSKIKALAQTLYAISNDDTEPGLEKRCIVFVNEKKDVPEIVNLLNNKFGHNAVGLTGEDTPEERSEKIVPFLSSPRPISEIAPQRPSSGASLKRFEIPNSNVVIGELKRTNSDATIPKNKSLHVLVTTDLMARGLNFKGVRNVVLYDVPKTSIDLIHRVGRTARMKQGGRVFMLTDNKTKSWAKALPKIIKKHQRLS from the coding sequence ATGGGCGTTGCTAATGGGATAGAATGTCTTTCCAGGCCGGAGCAAAGCGTAGTAAGCCCAATGTCACTTTTGTTTAATTCGGGTGTTCTTCCACGATGGACTTGCCCCATGGCTTTCTGGATAGGGCTACGTTCTTATGCCGGAGGGCCAAGAACAAAACATAAGAGATATTCCCCGTTGGCTTCAATGCCAACGAGcaataacaacaagaacagaaaaaaaggagcAAAGAGTAAGAAAATTAATACGAAAAGCGATCCTGACCAAGCCTTCAACTTTGGACAGTATGGTGGGCTGAAAAAAGACGTCGACGTAGATATGAATAGCACCAGTAAActgattcaaaaaatatctaATTTTGACCAATTACTTATATTGCCATCTGTGAGAGACGTTGTAAGGAAAATCATCTCCAAGGAATCGTTGAAGTTGCAAGacaacgaaaaaaaaaaaatcaacgaGAATATAACACCGAGCCCCATACAAACAGTGgccatcaagaaaatttccaagaatttgATGGACCCTAAATTACAACTACATGCCATCGCCGCAGAGACGGGTTCAGGTAAAACCATGGCCTATTTGATACCTTTGATAGactatttgaaaagacagGAGTTAGAAACCCCGGAATTGTGGGAAACACTGAGGGACGCAGCCCTGATTAGGTCCATCATATTGGTGCCTACACACGAATTGGTTGACCAAGTGTACGAAACTGTATCTCAGACGAATGCTTCATTGGGGttaaaatctttcaaatggGATAGGACCACCTCGTATCGCGATCTACTAGAACACATCAAAAATAGAATGGATATCCTAGTCACTACCCCGGCAAAACTACTGAACCTGTTCTCGATCAGAATGATCACTAGGCCGGACAAAATCCTGTCCAAAGTTGGGTTCGTGGTACTAGATGAAGCTGATACGCTTTTAGATAGATCATGGCTCGAAGAAACGCACTCCGccataaagaaaatcccTAACATCAATCACCTCATTTTCTGTTCTGCTACCATCCCTCAAGAGTTCAACAAGACTATGCAAAGGCTTTTCCCAACAGTAATTCCTATAATGACGCCAAGACTGCATAAACTACCGTTTGCTTtggatttcaaaattataaatTCTGCATTGAGTCCCTTCAAGGGGTCTAAAATCAAGGCACTGGCACAAACTCTTTATGCCATTTCCAACGACGACACTGAACCaggacttgaaaaaagatgcATTGTTTTcgtcaatgaaaaaaaagatgttcCCGAAATAGTTAATCTCTTGAATAACAAGTTCGGTCATAATGCCGTCGGTCTAACAGGCGAAGATACGCCTGAAGAAAGGTCTGAAAAGATCGTGCCCTTTTTATCATCACCAAGACCAATTTCCGAAATAGCGCCTCAAAGGCCTTCGTCAGGAGCATCTCTGAagagatttgaaattcCAAATTCTAATGTCGTCATCGGcgaattgaaaaggacAAACTCAGATGCCACTATACCCAAAAATAAGTCCTTGCATGTACTTGTAACAACAGATCTCATGGCAAGAGGCCTTAACTTCAAGGGTGTACGGAACGTTGTTCTCTACGATGTCCCCAAAACATCAATTGATCTGATTCATAGAGTGGGCAGAACTGCTAGAATGAAACAAGGAGGTCGTGTATTTATGTTAACTGACAATAAGACAAAATCTTGGGCTAAAGCACTTCCGAAGATCATCaaaaaacatcaaaggTTATCATGA
- the PUS2 gene encoding pseudouridine synthase PUS2 (similar to Saccharomyces cerevisiae PUS2 (YGL063W) and PUS1 (YPL212C); ancestral locus Anc_6.226): protein MLLGYRGSGYYGMQYNPPHRTIEGEILAKLLEVGAISEKNSSAPKKNSFMAAARTDKGVHAMLNLLSLKISLQEDTVAKLNAALPPEIRVWGIQPANKNFNARSACGSRWYEYLVPDFALIGPPRSSSLYQIVGGCYREDGSQEVWDAFLEQARRRFSGDELYRLQDTAQKPCEDDPLMQDYVGLLSAALNNYRLPSSKLHALEAAMKEYVGTHNFYNFTTGKLSGDPSAQRHIKEVVVTQTSSRWISVRIHGQSFMLHQIRRMVALAVIVVRCQLPPSLVRNHFAAGVRKYIPRAPAQGLLLEGPVFDQYNTKLRNLKYREIRPDRITLEHMCRFRDRQIYTAIAQEETQRHVFCHFVRRMNCLVTPII, encoded by the coding sequence ATGCTCTTGGGCTACCGCGGAAGCGGATACTATGGAATGCAATACAACCCGCCCCACAGGACCATTGAAGGCGAAATCCTTGCCAAGTTGCTCGAAGTGGGCGCCATTTCCGAGAAGAATTCGTCCGCACCGAAGAAAAACTCCTTCATGGCGGCGGCAAGAACGGACAAGGGTGTGCATGCCATGTTGAATCTACTCTCGCTGAAGATCTCGCTGCAAGAAGACACAGTTGCTAAATTGAACGCCGCACTACCGCCCGAAATCCGCGTGTGGGGTATTCAGCCCGCCAACAAGAATTTTAATGCCAGATCCGCATGCGGCTCCCGCTGGTACGAATACCTTGTCCCGGATTTCGCACTCATAGGCCCACCCCGGAGTTCCTCCTTGTACCAAATCGTGGGGGGATGCTACCGCGAAGACGGCTCGCAAGAGGTGTGGGATGCGTTCCTGGAACAGGCGCGCAGGAGATTCAGCGGGGATGAGCTGTACCGTTTGCAGGACACTGCACAGAAACCATGTGAGGACGATCCTCTTATGCAAGACTACGTGGGGCTCTTAAGTGCTGCGCTTAACAACTACCGCCTGCCGAGCTCGAAACTGCACGCTTTGGAGGCAGCCATGAAGGAGTACGTGGGGACACATAACTTCTACAATTTTACCACAGGTAAACTCTCCGGGGACCCCAGTGCCCAGCGCCATATCAAGGAGGTCGTGGTGACACAGACCTCGTCGAGATGGATAAGCGTACGAATTCACGGCCAGTCATTTATGCTGCACCAGATTCGCCGAATGGTAGCGCTTGCCGTGATTGTTGTCCGTTGTCAGTTGCCGCCCAGCCTTGTCCGCAACCACTTCGCCGCCGGAGTTAGGAAGTACATTCCGAGAGCACCCGCTCAGGGCCTTTTGCTCGAGGGACCTGTTTTTGACCAGTATAACACCAAGCTGCGCAACCTGAAGTACCGCGAAATCCGCCCAGACAGGATCACTCTCGAGCACATGTGCCGTTTCCGGGACCGCCAGATCTACACCGCGATCGCGCAAGAAGAGACGCAGCGTCACGTGTTCTGCCACTTTGTACGACGCATGAACTGCCTGGTCACGCCAATAATCTAG